The Corythoichthys intestinalis isolate RoL2023-P3 chromosome 1, ASM3026506v1, whole genome shotgun sequence genomic interval AGGGTAAAGCAAGTACTTGCAAGTTGCAACATATGGGAGACATTTtcatcttttttccccatttaaccTAACCACTTTTCAGATAGAAATTCtggtaaacaaaaaaacattacccTTCTCAATCCCACCTTACCTTCAACTGTAGACTTCCCTGCTATACCGATTAAGTCCCTGGAGAGTTCTGGAGTGCAATTTGTGTGCATCTGGAGATATCTGCCTGAGGAGATATAGGGACCGAGCATCCTAGGGGACACTCCCATCGTCATCATCATTATCGCAAGGGCATATGTGTATTTTTAGAGTTGAAGACCTGATAAATAAACACAAGCAGCAGGGGAGCACATGCACGTACACAAAAAGATGATTTGCAACCGACAATGATGAGCATGTCATGACCCCAGCAGGGACTCTACTTCCTGTTTTCTCTGCCACAACATTATGAAAGGCCTCCTAAATTTCCTAAACAGAATATAGCAAACGCCATGTCTTGTCTATTTTGTGCATGGCCTCAACTGCTTGAACGATTCAGATCAGTTCACCAAGCTAAAAATACTCCCGAACAGTCGTTAATACTTGAATTTATGTGATGCATTAGTCttatgaaaggaaaaaaaaaaacattttcattgatttaaatctttttttttcttttgcagggTGACAGCAGATGAAGGAGGTCAGATCCTGCAAATTATATTGCTTACACGTAGGCACCCTCAAATGTGGTAATGGCTTCAGTTTCTTCACCAGGTATTGACGGTAACAGGATCAGGCTTGCATGCAACCACACCACCCAACCAGCCCCCTGAAGAGGGAAAGTAGGACGCCTCTACAAAATGTACTCCAATTAAAGCTGAAAAAAGctccctcatttattttttaatagccTTTGACCCTAAAGTTCAGTTCACACCGAGATATCACTTTGATCCATGCACATTCCAAATACACAACTCATCCATGCTTAGGACATGTTTACAGCAGTTAGGTCATTGCTTCACTTTTATTGTTGATGTAGATCAGCCTTATATGGGGGAAAAGAGATAAGGCTTTTTGAAAGATTGATGGCAGGCAACAAATTAGGTCTTTGCCTCAGTAGGATGTTGTTTACAGTGTGTGCATTCAGGGACTCTGATAGCTTTCAGCTGCtgagtttgttttgaaaaagacACAAAGACTGTCGGTCTTCTCGGATCACAAAGCCTTTACGCTTTAATCCAGTGGTCCACCGTGGTGCTCTCTTCAGCAGCCAGGTTATGCCTATCACCTGCCCACTGAGCAAAGGGATGTTGAAGGGTTGAGGGATTTATGATTCATAAATTACATTTTATGTGAGCTTTGATGGTTCAGACAGCTGGCACATTGCTGGAGCTCTCTCGCCTATGTTCATGTTACTAAGGCCTCGAACCTGCCTAtgtttaaaatatattgttggCAGGGAACATGGGTGCTAGAATAAAAAGAATACAATACTTGTTGTTTTGCATTTGTGAACATTTACGATATTGAACTCAGCTTTAATAGACACATTAAAGGCGTTAAATTTTAATCATGCTGTAAATACCTGAATTCAAATCCCAATAGTAAGGTGATGCCTGTTGGAAACATCTGCAGCCTCGATTGCCAGATTCTTGCTGATATTTTCGGCTGACTTGCACGGTTGAGAATGCCAGCAACCCATGATCAAAGATTACACCATTAAGTTGGCCCACAGCCTCTGGAGGTGATTATTAAAAGACATAGAGTGTAGTATCATGCGACCTTGCACAGTCATGTTTTCGTCTGTGTTTCCAAGAATGATTGCTACCAGTACAACTCCACGTAACTtactattttaatttatttacaaaacgtTGTGGAGAGGTATCCAACAGTGACTGTTGAATTTAAATGGGGAGCCATGATTCATGCAAATAAGACCAGGGTGTATCCTACATGATGGCCCAATTTAGCCAAGGATTTCTTTGATGAACTCATGACTTTTCAACCATGTTGAAAATGAATATCACATTTAGCGGAGGCACGGTGGCAGAGTGcacatccgcctcacagttctgagatcaagggttccagcccgggctccggccttcctgtgtggagtttgcatgttcttcctgtgcctgtgtgggttttctctgggtaaTCCGGGTAAACAAGCATGGGAGGCTGATCAAAcactctaaatcaggggtccccaaactttttcctgtgagggccacataacttttcccttctctgatgaggagccggggtcagtttgtaacagaaaaagtgtgaagaTTGcatgagtgcctaaatgtaaaaatgtattgtttttcaggaagccacaatcaaataacccttcctggattcttcacggaacaaaagtaaatcaaataataatataatataatataatataatataatataatataatataatataatataatataatataatataatataatataatataatataatataatataattaaattaaattaaattaaccaaataaccctctctgggttcttcacagaaaaagccaggaaatgaataacacaacttaaaaaaaaaaaaaaaaaactgtcagggggccggaccaaataggGGAAAcctgctctaaattgtccataggaatGAGTGTGTACGCGAATGGTTGTTGTCTAGTTGcgtcctgtgattggctggcaaccaattcagggtgtaccctgcctacccatagttagctgggactgGCTCCAGCTctcccgtgaccctcgtgaggataagcggctcggacaatgaatgaatgaacatcaCATTTAGCCtctgaaacacacacaaaaaccttGTAATTGATCAATCACCAATGATATTAGTAGAAAATTGCTATGGCATAAAACTTACATATTGGCCACATGTGAAATTTGTGATGACAAGATGGACAGAATGGAGAGATTGAACTGAAACACATATAACTTTTCCTGCTCCTTTCACATAGTATCATTAGGATAATCATGATGCAGTGGACTGTCTTTTTTTCTACAAGCCAAAATGGCTGCTCTTTAAATTTTGTAGACATATATCACATATAGAAAATTATGTATGTACGGTATAAAATGAAGAACACAGCTCAAATTTTTCCAGGTGAAGTCAGAAAACTGTATACTCACAGACCACGACATTAGGAAGAATTACAGAAAGTTTTATTACATCATATACTGTAAACTGAGGGCATTACCTTGTGTTTACAATTTAAACAGACCATATatctttaaaaaagttattGCCTAAAGCATAGTGTTCCCAACAAGGAATATGTAGCCCATTGCCAGTGCACTACAAGCAATGATTAACCGCATCATCTATTGGGTGAGGTATGTAAAAGGGTAAATAGGCTTAGAAAGATtcattgtaaaaaacaaaaaaaactttttaagaaTTTGCCGATACCAAGTCCCAATCTGACACCAAAAAaagttatttgttaaaaaaatgaaaaatggcccgatcggcccgattttccTTCACGTGATCGAAAAAGGACATGCCTAGTTTAAAAAGATACTTGTTTTTGATCTGTAGTCCTCTTCTGTTTCTTCCAGGCTCTGTACAGTTTAATGCTAAGACTCGGAAGGTCATACAATTCTTCCAGGTAAAAGCGCTCGCCGAAACGATCCACAAAGCTGTTCTCTGGGTCGAGGCGAAAACGCATGGCCCACAGGATCTGCGTGTTCACCTGGCAGAGGTGGCTGAAGGTGTCCAAGAGCTGGTCTAGGTAGGGGTGGGCGTACACCACATCTGCAGCCAGGATGTAGTCGAAATAGTGTGTGCTTTGTGGGAACTTCTGTTCCACCTCTGGGCCCCAGACCAGCTCTGTAACCTGCCAATTATAGTCCAACAAAGTATATTTTAATTGCATTTAAGGTACGATGCAAGTACAATTCAAAGTAATTGTGAAAagcgtttttttcttgaaaGATCCAAAGTTGTTATAACGTTGTTTCTAGCACAAACCAGAGGGGTGTATTTGCACCGTCCTTTTGTGTTGCAAGTGACATTGTACTGGAGGTTCCCTAACACATCTGGAAGGTCAGTAGACGTAACCTTAGCACCTTAGCACATAAGACAAAACAAATGGGACTTCAACACTGTGATCTAAATAAATGCAAACGTGACCGCAGTTCAATATAGGTTAGGCAAAGTTAAGTTGTATTACCTAAAAGACTTGAAACGATCGAGACGAGACCAGTTCCTGCACCCAATTCTATCACGTTCTTGTCCATTAAGTTGTACTTGTCACGATTGGTCTCCAGAAAGTGACACAACACCATAGCCTAAATGGTGAGAGTGTTAAATAGTTTGAAATCAGCAGTTCATGATAAATTCTGATAAATGTCTTTTGTGCGCATATATACCGAGGGCCAGAGTACAGCTCCATATAGGTCTGTTGATTCTTTAATTCGGATCTCCAAGTCAGAGAAGATGTAACCCTCCCACGTCTCTGGGCCGATGACAGATGGGTGGGACTGGCGTGCCAGGATGGCTTTTGCGAGTTCTACGAGAGAAGCAGATGCCACTTAGGGATAGTAACAGACATTGTGTGTACATGACAGAACGTGACAAAAAATGTTCAAAGTTTAAAAAAGTTATCAAGTGGTAAATTTATTGTACATGATAGTGCAGTCATGGTAAATTCTGACACTAAAATAATTATTTCCACTTGCACGTTGAATGACTCAAAACTGAAAAAATAGCCAATTATTTTCACATCACATGCTTTCTTATCATGAGGACATGGGCTGAATTCATATTCTTGTAATCTCCCATATTCTGCATAAGAAGTGGTAATAAATTACTGTGCTCCAGACCATGTTGGAGGGCATGTTAAGATTTAACCTTAATTCAACATTACTACATGAGAAAAATCTCACTGATACACCTCAGTGCTGGACATACTGGTTGAACATAAAAATATCATACCTTGGTCGGGATGTACTAATGGGCTCACAGAAAAAGCCCTATCTGCAAGACTTTGATTTGAGATTTTGTTGTAGGCAACCAGTGCCTTCTACAAAAACAAATTTCTGACACAAGTGTAAAGTCTTTTGTGTCGAagaaaaagtaataataatgataatacattttatttctagagcgctttttaaGACaagcaaagacgctttacacgaATGATGGGGACACAGTAGCTCAACAGGAATAACAAAAGAATCATAAAATTAGATTAAAAGCAGGATAAAAGTAAATGAAATGTTTAAGAGGTCAGGATAAGACCGAGATAAGGATCATGGTGGGTAAGAGAGTGTGAATAGGTGGgttttgagtctggatttgaaaagaGATAAGgtagatacagtatattgtgaAAATCGAGGgttagggagttccagagcagGGAGGCacagtgactaaaagctctggagcCGAAGTTGGCGAGACGGTCACGGGGGACCGAGAGGTGGAGGATAGGGGCGGAGCGATGTGAATGTGAACGGGGGAGACAGTTGATACAGAGGGATTGCGTAGGTAGGGAGGTGCCAGGCCATGGAGTGCTTTAAAGGTAATGCCAAGGatcttgtaattgattcttagttttactgggagccagtgaagttgacggaggacgtgggtgatgtggtgtgtggtAGGGGTCtgagtgatgaggcgtgctgctgagttttggaggagctgcagtttctgaaGGGACCTATTTgggagaccgaagagcagtgagttacagAAATCAA includes:
- the LOC130923500 gene encoding protein-lysine methyltransferase METTL21E-like, coding for MGACNLKLPGRIEIWSRVDLIPKDLSVTRNQKQHLDSAILFLSVIRSSYLNMESEQCEGSSKTREEELAKAILARQSHPSVIGPETWEGYIFSDLEIRIKESTDLYGAVLWPSAMVLCHFLETNRDKYNLMDKNVIELGAGTGLVSIVSSLLGAKVTSTDLPDVLGNLQYNVTCNTKGRCKYTPLVTELVWGPEVEQKFPQSTHYFDYILAADVVYAHPYLDQLLDTFSHLCQVNTQILWAMRFRLDPENSFVDRFGERFYLEELYDLPSLSIKLYRAWKKQKRTTDQKQVSF